A DNA window from Phycisphaerales bacterium AB-hyl4 contains the following coding sequences:
- a CDS encoding DEAD/DEAH box helicase: MLEPRDYQQRIIEQALAAVDEGHRSILIESPTGSGKTIMAHLIAQALHRRYGWRSGWTAMRRHLLHQAEADNQRLIGFKPIRYFSLFEQNPPTDFEVLIEDEGHHAASDSSASVYAKVKPKLHLATTATPFRTNQLALCFSKVIRDAGLSQLIEAGYLSPYHQYIFDGPWTPEQLARLYLEQRRRWGQSVGYFLSLDECFRCARLLREGGVRCEVVHGHSEQDRQIDAFNRGEVDVLLNVQVLTEGFNNPALTTVFARPASKGPTIQMVGRALRRHRDKPHAQVVQNTASVWPCTRIADPAAKFRYTEGRWPILQDRTPRLHAAHGNTLSAMARWMWRCRVISSGSIDDGSPRIPLAVQLCRRFAWHPMAVMIQPLHPPSDDSNPVRRLSIVRLTLHGMRGAVTVERVHRGVIRLIDHQGDREQKHAVDHHHGHPPQHRRRPGFRQGGGGIAGPNVSGSRPRGRDRERHEGGRKANIGKGSTTMVRNSRLNDLPSHLNNYRLGSWFRQQKVKANRHGVLVDCTWEQFLDLIIDHQGHCAYCNRLAVTACRLFPTTEMAPLVPANIVPVCRACSMQHNPAYQPRSILDLYCDGQVEKAVVFRILSGALKRPGADFLLRRIRLSANRRMP, encoded by the coding sequence ATGCTCGAACCACGCGATTATCAACAGCGGATCATCGAGCAGGCCCTGGCGGCGGTGGACGAGGGGCACCGCAGCATCCTGATCGAGAGTCCCACCGGCAGCGGCAAGACGATCATGGCCCACTTGATCGCCCAGGCCCTGCACCGCCGCTACGGGTGGCGGTCGGGGTGGACGGCGATGCGGCGTCATCTGCTGCATCAGGCCGAGGCAGACAACCAGCGATTGATTGGTTTCAAACCCATCCGATATTTCAGCCTGTTTGAGCAGAACCCGCCCACCGATTTTGAGGTGCTCATCGAAGACGAGGGACACCATGCCGCCAGCGACAGTTCCGCCTCGGTCTATGCCAAGGTCAAGCCGAAGCTGCACCTGGCCACGACCGCCACGCCGTTTCGCACGAATCAGCTGGCGTTGTGTTTCAGCAAGGTCATCCGCGACGCGGGCTTGTCACAGCTGATTGAAGCGGGCTATCTCTCGCCGTATCACCAGTACATCTTTGACGGGCCGTGGACGCCGGAGCAGTTGGCCCGGCTCTACCTCGAACAGCGGCGGCGGTGGGGCCAGAGCGTAGGCTATTTCCTCTCGCTCGATGAATGCTTCCGCTGTGCCCGGCTGCTTCGCGAAGGCGGCGTCCGCTGCGAGGTGGTGCACGGCCACAGCGAACAGGACCGCCAGATCGACGCGTTCAACCGGGGCGAGGTCGATGTGCTGCTCAACGTGCAGGTGCTTACCGAAGGGTTTAACAACCCGGCCCTGACAACCGTCTTCGCCCGACCGGCTTCCAAAGGACCCACCATTCAGATGGTGGGTCGGGCGTTGCGGCGTCACCGCGACAAGCCGCATGCCCAGGTGGTGCAGAACACCGCCAGCGTCTGGCCGTGCACACGAATCGCCGATCCGGCGGCGAAGTTCCGCTACACCGAAGGTCGCTGGCCAATCCTGCAGGACCGCACGCCCCGGCTGCACGCCGCCCACGGCAACACGCTCTCGGCGATGGCGCGCTGGATGTGGCGTTGCCGCGTTATCTCAAGCGGAAGCATCGACGACGGTAGCCCCCGCATACCCCTCGCTGTGCAATTGTGCCGCCGATTCGCCTGGCATCCAATGGCCGTCATGATTCAACCCCTGCATCCACCATCCGATGATTCGAACCCGGTGCGTCGACTGTCGATCGTTCGCCTGACGCTGCACGGTATGCGGGGAGCGGTGACGGTCGAACGCGTGCATCGCGGCGTGATCCGTCTGATCGATCATCAGGGCGACCGTGAACAAAAGCACGCCGTGGACCATCACCATGGTCATCCGCCGCAACACCGCCGCCGGCCTGGCTTCCGCCAGGGCGGCGGTGGCATTGCAGGGCCAAACGTATCGGGATCACGTCCACGCGGACGGGATCGGGAACGTCACGAGGGAGGAAGGAAGGCAAACATAGGGAAAGGAAGCACCACCATGGTTCGCAATTCTCGCCTGAACGATCTGCCTAGTCACCTGAACAACTACCGTCTTGGCTCGTGGTTTCGACAACAGAAGGTCAAAGCCAACCGCCATGGCGTCCTCGTGGACTGCACGTGGGAGCAGTTCCTTGACCTGATCATCGACCATCAAGGTCATTGTGCCTACTGCAACCGCCTGGCCGTGACCGCGTGCCGTCTGTTTCCCACAACCGAGATGGCACCGCTGGTGCCAGCCAACATCGTCCCTGTCTGCCGGGCCTGCTCCATGCAGCACAACCCGGCCTACCAGCCCCGCTCGATTCTCGATCTCTACTGCGACGGCCAGGTGGAGAAAGCCGTCGTCTTCCGAATCCTCAGCGGGGCGTTGAAGCGACCCGGAGCGGATTTCCTGCTGCGTCGCATCCGCCTCAGTGCCAACCGCCGAATGCCTTGA
- a CDS encoding DUF6573 family protein, with amino-acid sequence MAETHPESDPIIYRYTRQQALADGVLVDLTEWAKETGFHCPVACTAAVWHGYVVPREGLRSLGQSERGRGHDLLWMLYHAIRRSRRKDQLLFQVIFLMEPERQETVTLKVICGPGDEGEPVLTILLPNED; translated from the coding sequence ATGGCCGAGACGCACCCCGAATCCGATCCGATCATCTATCGCTACACCCGCCAGCAGGCCCTGGCCGATGGCGTGCTCGTTGATCTCACCGAATGGGCGAAAGAGACCGGCTTCCACTGCCCGGTGGCCTGCACGGCGGCGGTGTGGCACGGCTACGTCGTCCCTCGCGAGGGGTTGCGGTCGCTGGGTCAATCCGAACGCGGGCGTGGGCATGACCTGTTGTGGATGCTCTACCACGCGATCCGTCGCTCCCGCCGCAAGGATCAGCTTCTGTTTCAGGTGATTTTCCTGATGGAGCCGGAACGCCAGGAGACCGTCACGCTCAAGGTCATCTGCGGACCTGGCGACGAAGGCGAGCCGGTACTCACCATCCTGCTGCCTAACGAGGATTGA
- a CDS encoding type II toxin-antitoxin system Phd/YefM family antitoxin gives MRTANIMPFTEHRQHLREHFEQVKRSNHPLIVTTNGKPAAVVISPERYDQLAEAEERLQSLEMIDKSMQDIQAGRTQPMRDALRQIADEQGVKLER, from the coding sequence ATGCGAACCGCCAACATCATGCCCTTCACCGAGCACCGCCAACACCTACGCGAACACTTCGAGCAGGTGAAACGCAGCAACCACCCCCTGATCGTGACCACCAATGGCAAGCCCGCTGCCGTCGTGATCAGCCCCGAACGCTACGATCAACTCGCTGAAGCGGAAGAACGCCTGCAAAGCCTGGAAATGATCGACAAGAGCATGCAGGACATTCAGGCCGGTCGCACCCAGCCGATGCGAGACGCCCTCCGCCAGATCGCCGACGAACAGGGTGTGAAGCTTGAGCGGTGA
- a CDS encoding type II toxin-antitoxin system RelE/ParE family toxin: MEEKAPLNAQRWLEGLWDAVDTLETWPTRCSLAPENAYRPFEIRKLNHGSHLILFTINKEQATVYVIGLRHGMQEPASRGAPCYIHRYSTRVTGQECKNFDCNTDNHCTKCLSMTRPSVKERQMTTIDAIAITKIHITQDVFCKCYVPRNVCLYSIGNAYAYA; encoded by the coding sequence ATTGAAGAGAAAGCCCCGCTCAACGCTCAGCGTTGGCTTGAGGGGTTATGGGATGCCGTGGACACGTTGGAGACATGGCCCACGCGTTGCAGCCTGGCTCCGGAAAACGCATATCGCCCCTTCGAAATCCGCAAGCTCAACCACGGCAGCCACCTGATCCTGTTCACCATCAACAAAGAGCAGGCGACGGTCTATGTAATTGGTCTGCGTCACGGGATGCAAGAACCCGCCTCAAGAGGAGCTCCCTGCTACATCCACCGATATTCGACGAGGGTGACTGGGCAAGAATGTAAGAATTTTGACTGCAATACCGACAATCACTGCACTAAATGCTTATCGATGACAAGGCCATCGGTGAAAGAAAGACAGATGACCACCATCGACGCAATAGCGATTACCAAAATCCACATTACCCAGGACGTCTTTTGCAAATGCTATGTCCCCAGAAACGTCTGCCTATACAGTATTGGTAATGCGTACGCGTACGCGTGA